TACATAGCCTTCACGCAGGATCTTCTTCCCCATTATTTGAAATTTTGGTGCTTGTGGAGTATATGATGCTCCTGGCGATGAGCAGGCGGCAAAGAACAATACAAGTAAAGCAAAGGGTATAGTTTTCATGTAATCGGTTAACGGTTTTTATATCAGATTTTACTTGTACTGGCTACTCAAAACCTGTGCCTTTATTTCGGTAGAAGATTGACAATTATGTAACAGCTTTAAGATCAAATGATAATTAGCGTATACTCTATTTTTAAAGGCGTAAAGTTAACACAATAATAATGATCAGTACATGTATAAGTCCGTATTAGTCATGAGATTGCGTCCTGTAAACCAATAACGATAAATGGGACTGTTCGACAAAAAAGAAAAAAGCCTTAAGCAGGAATTTACTAAAAAAAATGTACGCCTTAATAAAGAAGCCGTAAAAGAAATTGAAGAGCTCTACGACGATCTTAAATCAGGGTATGAAGGGATTGAAGCTGTAGTTGCTGAGTTCAAAAAACTCTCGGTCGAACTGGAACAAAGGCTGCAGGATGGCGACCGCGAAAAAATGCAGGACCTGTCTAAAAAAGTAGTAAAGATAGACAAGCTGGTGAGGGATGCGGTACGTGATGTGCGCGATGTGCTTAGGAACCAGAAGAAGCGGGTTAAGGAAGCTGCCGGCGAAATATAAAAAATCCCCATTGCGTTGCTGCAATGGGGATTTCTTTTTTGGAAAGAAAAAAACTATTGTTGCCTGTTTACGTAAACCCATCCGGTCCTGCTTTGTCCCGGGCGCTCAATTACATAAAAGTAGGTTCCGGTAGGCAGCTCATCGCCGTTATCGGTTTGTCCGTACCATTGGTTCGTATAGTCGTTCTTACTATATACTTCTTCGCCATACCTGTTAAAGATAGAAAGCTTTTTCGCACCCATACCGGAGATATCAAAGTTGTCATTCTTGTTATCCGCATTTGGCGAAATACCCCTCGGTATGTCACAGAAAGTACCATCTACAGTGAAAGTATAGTCTGTGGAACAGCCACCCGGTGTGGTAACTGTCAGCGTAAAGTCGATAGGGTAGAGCTCAGGGGTAATAGAATTGCTGTCGGCATATTCTGTAGCATCAAACTTAGTGCCGGTGCCTACCTGTGCGCCATTAGCATCTGTCCATACAAATGTAGCAGTGCTTTCGTCAGCTCCTGTCACCGAAGCGTTCAGCATGTAGCTGTTTTCAAAGCCGCCGCCTTCACAACCCTGGCTGCCTGTAATCGCGATATTGTTCACAGGAGCATTAAGGGTTACCGTAGCGTCCGGCGATTTACAGCCGCCATCGCTCATAACACTTATTGTATAGTTACCCGGATCAAGGCCTGCAAATGTTGTAGCCGACTGGTAATTGGTACCGTCAATGCTATAGCTGTATTGCGATCCCAGCGGGCCTGCTATAGTTATAGCTCCCATTCCTGTAGCACAGTCCGGCTGCGTAAGTGTGGTAGTAGCTGCAACCGGTGTTTCAGGTATTGCATTAACGGTCACTGTAGCAGTAGAGGTACATCCGCTGATGTTTTTAACAGTGATAGTATAATCGCCGGGAGCAAGGTTGATGAAACCGGTTCCGCTCTGGAAATTGGTACCATCTATGCTGTAGCTGAATCCTGAACCTGTTGGCCCAGTTACATCAATCCTTCCTACATTATTGAAACAGGTAGGTTGGGTAACATCGGTTGTAGCTACAGCAGGTATCGGTGAGCTGTCGATATTAATGAACCCTGTAGTCGAAGTACAACCTCCCGCATTCATTACTGTTACGATATAAGCGCCTCCTGCAAGTCCTGCAAATGTAGTACTGCTTTGGAAGTTAGTACCATCAATACTATAGGTGAACCCTGTACCTGTTGGTGTGTTTACAACGATTGTTCCCGTAGGTACTGCACAGGTTGGCTGCGTAGGTGTAGTTGTTGCAACTGCAGGCACAGTAGGGACAGGGTTGATCGTAATCGTTGCTACCGACTGGCATCCTGCATTATCAGTTGTTAGGGTATACGTGCCGGGAGCAAGGTTAGCAAATGTAGTTGTAGCCTGGAAGTTAACCCCGTCAATACTATAGGTAAATCCGGCTCCTGTTGGTGCAGTAACCTCGATAGTTCCTGTAGTTATACCTGTACAGTTAGGCTGTGTTACCATTGTTGTTGCCACTGCCGGTGCGCCCGGTGCTGCATTAATGGTTACGGCTGATGATACAGAAGTACATCCGCCTGAAGTTTGCGTTGTGATCGTGTAGCTCCCGGGTGCAAGGTTAGCGAATGTCGTTGATGTCTGGAAGTTCGTTCCGTCAATGCTGTAGCTAAATCCTGCTCCTGTTGGAGAATCAACAACGATAGTTCCTGTCGGCATACTACATGTAGGCTGCGTAACTGTAGTTGCTGCAGCAGCAATTCCTGTAGGGACAGCATCGATAGTAACCGAAGCTGTAGAAGTACATCCGTCTGTATTTTGTGTTGTAACAGTATAGTTGCCCGGTGCAAGTCCTGCAAATGTTGTTGAAGACTGGAAGGTAGTGCCATCTATACTATAAGTAAATGCGCCTGTTGGAGCAGTAACCTCAATTGTTCCTGTAGGCGTTGTACACGTTGGTTGTGTCAGCGTTGTAGTAGCAACTGCAGGTCCTGCCGGAACCGCATTGATCGTTACTGAAGCTGTAGAAGTACATCCGCCTGCGTTTTGTGTAGTAACAGTATAGGTACCAGGGGCAAGGTTAGCGAATGTAGTTGTATTCTGGAAGTTTGTACCGTCGATGCTGTAAGTAAACGCACCAAGAGGAGCAGTAACTTCAATTGTTCCTGTAGGTGTGGCACAGGTTGGCTGTGTCAGTGTTGTTACAGCAGCAGACGGTGCACCCGGTACAGTATTAATTGTTATAGTCGCTGTAGCAGATGTACATCCTGCGCCGTTTTTAGTAGTAACAGTATAGTTACCCGGAGCAACGTTAGCAAACACAGGAGAAGCCTGGAAGGTTGTACCGTCTATACTGTAGGTAAGGTCGCCTCCTGTTGGGAATGTTACTTCAATGCTTCCGCTTGTTGTACAGTCAGGCTGTGTTACTGTGGTTGTAGCCACAGCGGGAGCTGTAGGAGCAGCATTTATGGTTATAGCTGCCGTAACCGAAGTACATCCTCCGGTAGCCTGCGTTGTTATAGTGTAAGTACCTGGTGCAAGGTTAGAGAATGTATTGGAAGACTGGAAAGTCGTGCCATCAATACTATAGGTAAATCCTGCCGGTGTGTCCACAACGATGCTTCCTGTGGCAGTGGTACAAGTTGGCTGAGTCACTGTAGTTGTAGCTACACCGGGTACAACAGGCACTGCATTTATAGTTATTGTAGGTGTAACTGAGTTACATCCTGCGCTGTTTTGCGTGGTAACAGTATAATTGCCGGGAGCAAGGTTGGCAAATACAGGTGATGCCTGGAATGTCGTGCCATCAATGCTATAGGTATATTCCCCTGCCGGAGTTGTTGGGTTTGTAACAGTTATGGTTCCGGTAGCAGTAGTACAAGTTGGCTGTGCTACTGTTGTGGTTGCCACAGCCGGTGAAGTTGGCGCTGGGTTAATGGTGATTGTTGCCGTTACTGATGTACATCCTAATGCAGTCATGCTCGTGATCGTGTAGTTGCCCGGTGTAAGCCCACTGAACACGCCTCCTGACTGGAAAGTACTTCCGTCAAGGCTATAGGTAAGTGTAGGATCTGCAGAAGTGTCAACCGTTATAGTACCGGTAGCTGTGGTACATGTAGGCTGTGTTACTATAAATGTAGCAACTGCCGGTGCAAGCGGTGCAGGGACAATTGTAAACGGCACTAAGGAAACACAGTTAGCCGATGATTTGATTGTAAGTGTATAACTTCCGGGAGCGATACCGTTGAAGGCAAGCCCGGGCTGGAAGTTCACGCCGTCTATACTATAGGTAAGGCCGTCTCCTACTGATGGCATGATAAGCAGCCCGCCTGTAGGAATGGCACAGGTAGGTGCTACAGGTATAACCACCGCAAGAGGCAGCGGAGAAACTGTTAGCTGCACTGCGTTACTTATAAGTGTACATCCGGCTGAGGTAGCTACACAGTAGAACTGCGCACCGTTAAATTCAAGCGGAGTGTCAATCACTGTAAGCTGTACGGTATTCGCGCCTAAAAAATTGTCGCCATCGGTTATATTTACCCAGTTACCTGAGGCATTAAGCATTTTCCACTGGTAAGTAAATGTAGATGCGGCGCTTAGGGTAACGGTATATTGCACGTTGTCGCCTTCGCATACCGCAGCGCTCAGTGGCTGTGCCGAAATATGGTCAGATGAAGAAGAAGTTATATTGTGTATGCCCAGATTAGAGCAGTCCTCGGTGTCAGAAATTGCCCAGTCGGCAGCATTATATGTTGCGCTTGGTACTTGTGCATTAGCATTCCTTATCATTGAAAAGCCAACGTTTGACGGAGTGTTAACAACATCGATGACTACAGTGTTTTTTACAAGCTCAAGTTTATCGCTATCGTTAAATCCGCTTGGCAGTAAATTGATCGGTGTACCTGTAAGTCCGCAAACCGAAGTAGCGGTGCGCACTATGTTTATACCTCCAGGTGCAAGCATGCCCGTAAGGTTTAGTGTAAAAGTAGCAGGGCCGTTTATTGTTCCGTGGCGTACAATGCTGTATAACGAAAGGTCTATAGTAGCATTGGTGCCATTATATAATTCTATGGCACCGCCTTCACCCGCTTCGGCATCATATATTTCAGAAATGAAAAGATCGTTAGGGCCAACAAATGCGGGGCAGTTTGATGATATCATGGTAAAGGTACCGGATGTGCCTGTACATGCATTTGTAGTTACCGTTACTGCACCTGTTGGAGCGCCATCTGCAACTATGGCTTTAATTTGTGTATCTGTTACTACGGTAAAGCCTGACGCTTCAACACCGCCGAATTTAACTGATGTTGTACCGGCGCTAAAGCCGCTCCCTGTTATTGTTACAAGAGTATTCGACGGACCCGATGCCGGCGAGAATGAAGAGATAACCGGTGCTGTACAGCCGGCATTCACGTTCCCGTTGAGCGTAAAGTCGTCCAGCCTGAAAGTTCCGCTGCCCGTTGCGCCGCTTAATGACAGCATAACCGTTACATTACCCGTAAGGCCATTCACAGGATTGGCTACTGTAGTAGTAGGTATTGCTGCGCCTGTAGTAGGTACGTTACCGTTTCCTACGTTGACACCGTTTATAGTCATTGTCCAGTTTTGGGCGCCGGTATTGCTGCGCCTCCTCCAAAAGCTGAAGGATGTGATATCGAGCGTTTTTCCCGCGGCAACGTTAAATGTCAGGGTAATGGTAGGCGATCCGCCACTGTCATTAAGAGCGATTGCCTCTCCTGTTGCGCCTCCAAGGTTTGTCCATGCGCCGGTGCTGTTTGACCATGACGAACCCGAAAGGTCTGGGTTTAATGTAGTAGGCGCTACAGTGTAGGGATGCGTGGTAATATTGGTTGTACCAAAATTGTGCATGTAAACCTGCGCGTAGCTTCCGGGCTTGATCACAAATAAGAATGTGAGTAGTAAAATAAGCCTGAAATGGGTAATTTTTCTTTCCATAATTGTTTCTTTTAGCAAAGGGATTCTGTACAAAATTAATTACTTAACAAGCCAACTGTTTCGTCATTAAGTAACATTTATTAAAAGATTAACCTGCATTTAAGAGTTATCGTTGCGCTCGTTATTATGCAGGCATAAAAAAAATAGCCCGTAAAAGTAGGCTATTTTTTATTAAAATTGCGGCAACAATCCGATAATTATAACATAACATTCGGGTTTTGTTATATAAGTTGCTCATATTGAGAGCGGATCAATCAAGGCTCAAAGGTGTCAGATAAAAAAAACCAACCAGGTATTGCAATCTGCCGCTTAATTTTTTATGAATTTCACTGACTGCAAGCCTTCAGCTTTTATAAAATATGTGCCCACCGGAAGTTGTTGCACCGCGATAGGGGAATTTACACCGGTTTCAAAGGCGGTTACTGTTTGTCCCAGCATATTTATAATGTTGCCCTGTACTTTTCCGTCAATCCCCGAAAGGTAGATATTATCCTTCGCAGGATTTGGATACACTATAACTTTTTCCTTTGCGTCGAAATCACCGGTGCCCGTAGTGGTATTGCTTATTTTAGCAAGGTAAGGATAGGTATCAAAAGGGCCTGCTTCGTGTTCAAGCGTATCAAAAAACGCTGTATTATTGGCCATTCCCGCAATATATATGTTGCCATTGGCGTCCGCGGAAATACCATCTGCACGGTTATATCCGTTCCCCCCTGTAGTCTTTGCCATGAGTACAACACCATCAGGGCTGTATTTCAGCACAAGCGCCTGGTTGCCCATAAGCGGTGTTTCGGTAGCTATGCCATTGCCCCAGTTAATATTTCCTCCAGTCTGCCCGGTAAAATAGATATTACCGTCGTTATCCAGCCGGAGAAAATTCCTGTTGCCCGGTATTGCTTTGCCTTCTCCCGGAACTTCACGCACCCATTCATAATCCCCTGCTGCATTGAGCCTGGCTAAAAAGAAATCTTCAAAACCATTGCCATCAGGGCCTTCGGCAGCGATACCTTCAAAAGCATAAGGCCCGAAAAGATCAGAGCTGTAATATATTTCATAAGGTGTGCGTGCTACTACCTGCGCAGAAGTGCACGTAATATTTTCAGTGTATTGCATCCATTGGTATACGCCCTGCGGTGAATATTTTACCACATAAGTATTGTACGCAAACGGGGAGGGCATTTGGACACCGGCAAAAGTCGCCATATTGTCGGCGCAGGCACCGGCTGCATAAATGTTGCCATCGCTGTCAACACTTACTGATGTTACCCTGTTCACGTGCTGCTGTACGATACTCTGCACCTTCGTGCCATCCGGAGAATATTTATCGATATACGATGTACCGTAATTGTCGTAGCCAATGTAAATATTATCCTGCGCATCAATATGCAGCGCCCTTAATTCGCTGGTCCATGTAAATTCTTCTTCCGAGATAATCAGCTTGTGCCAGAGCAGGTTACCTTGCGCGTTGAATTTTGCCAGGACAAAATGGTCGCCCTGCTCCACCGTGCTTATAGTGAGGCCATCAATGGTAATCGTCCCGACATACCCAAGCTCCATAATTATATTTCCCTGCGAATCGGCTGCCAGGTTATGGTTGCAGGCTTTACCACCGATTTCTTTTGAGAAAAGCAGCTGGCCGTTACTGTCATATTTATTATAATAAAGGTTGCCCATTAGGTCGTTATAAGCATAGGGCTGGCTTTTAAATCCTGTAAAATATACATTGCCGGATGGGTCATTGGCTACAGAATAGCCTACCATGCCGGGGTTCAGGTCTAATTCGATCGCCGGGGTTTCCAGCCATTGGAATGTTTGCGACTGGGCCGCCATAGTGGTAAGGAGCAATGCGGAGTAAAATATCTTTTTCATGATGATTTTTTTACCAAAAATAGGAATGGTATACAACCTGCCATGATAAAAAAATTATTTTCTGAATATCACTTAGAATTTGTGATATCCAATTGAGAATTCGGAATATAGTTTTGTGAGTAAAATTTTATGGAATCGTTATTTACAAATTGTGCCAATTTATAATGGCCTTTACTTTTTAAATAAGATTCCCTACAATCTTACAGGTTTGAGGTGATAATTGTTTTTTGGCCTTTATTAAATATGCATTAAATGAATTAACAACTCTTTAACATTACTTTTTATACTTTTGGAAGTAGGCCGCAATGTTACGGCCTGTTTTTTTGTTGCGCTTCCCTTTACAATTTAAACACTTGTAGGCAAAGGCTTTACAGTTTTACCATAGCCGTGCCCTAATAAAATATGATACTAATCGTTGATGACATAAGGGCAAATATTGTCGCTTTGCAAAAGATACTGGAACTCCATAAACTTCCGGCCGATACTGCAGAGTCTGGTGAAGAGGCATTGCGAAAAATCCTGAAAACGGATTACTCCCTTATAATAATGGACGTACAGATGCCCGGTATGGATGGCTTTGAGGTGGTAGAAATCCTTGCGGGAAGCAACCGGACCAAAGACATACCTGTGATATTCCTTTCGGCCGTGAACAAGCAGAAGAAATTCATATCGAGAGGCTATGAAACGGGGGGCGTAGATTATGTTACAAAACCGGTAGACCCCGACCTGCTAATCCTCAAAGTAAAAACTTTCCTGAAGCTGTACGAACAAAAGAAAGAGCTCAGGGATATCCGTGATTTGTTATTTAAGGAAATCGAGATACGTAAGGAGGCCCAGGAAAACCTTGAAGTAAAAGTAGCGGAGCGCACGAAAGAGCTGGTATCTAAAAATGAGGAACTGGAAATGCGCAACCACGAGTTGCAGCAGTTTTCATGGGTCGTATCACATGACCTTAAAGAACCCATTCGCAAAATAGAGCTCTTCATCAAGATCATTAAAGAAAAATATCTGAAGGAAGACGCCACGGCATTTGATTATGTAAACCGTACGATAAAATCGGCAGCAAGGATGTCGGCCCTTATTACCGACCTGCTTGATTATTCAAGACTATCTTCCAATGTTGCCTCAGTTAAAACAGACCTTAATCTGGTTATCAGCGAGGTGGTGTCTGACTTTGATTATATGATCGAAATGAAGGAAGCTATAGTCAAAGTTGGCGACATGCCTGCTATACATTGCGTAGGCAGCCAAATGCGCCAGGTGTTCCAGAACCTGGTGAGCAATTCGCTGAAATTCTCTAAAAAGGATGTGCCGCCTGTAATTGAAATAGATGCCGAACTGGTGCTGGAGAAAGAATTTGATAGCCCGGCATCGGCCGACGGGCAGTTTTGCAGGATTACCGTAAAAGATAACGGTATCGGGTTTGACGAAAGGTTCCTGGATAAAATATTCATTATTTTCCAAAGCCTCAACGATCGAAGCGTTTATGAAGGAACAGGCATAGGGCTGGCTATCGCAAAAAAAATAGTAGAAAAACATAATGGCATTATTACCGCAAAAAGCGAGCTACATAAAGGCTCCTGCTTTATCATGGTGCTGCCGGTATAAAAATAATAACACGTTATCACAATAGTATGCAGGGTAAATTTAGGAGGAATTTATTAATAAGCTCGGGTATTTCGATGCTGATACTTGTAGTCAGCTCGACTGCTTCGTTCCTGAGTATCAGGAACCTTTTGGACAGTACACAATGGGTAAACCATACGCAGGATGTTATTTACAACCTTAACGAGTGCACATCGGTAATGGTAGATGCGCAGGCAGGAATGCGGGGCTACCTTGTTACAGGCAACGACAGCATGCTGGACCAGTACCGGACTGCCGAAGAACGTGCGGACGGGTATCTGGAAAAGCTTGCTTTACTTACAACAGACAACGAAGCGCAACAGGAAAGCCTGAAAGAGCTCGAACCCGTGATTAATGAGCTTTTCAGTTACATGAAGGTGAGGATATTTGAAAAGGAAAGGGGCCAGCAAACCCTTAGCACCGACCTTGATACCGGTAAAAGGCTTATGGCGAACATACGCAAAATTACCAAGCGCATGGAAAATCGCGAGCAGGAATTGCTGAAAGAACGGACCTCTACATCAGAGAAATATGGAATGTACAGCCAGGTACTGATAATTGTGGCAGCATTGCTCGCACTTTGCATAAGCATGGTATTTTTTGTAAGGATACTTAGGGATTATAACCAAAGGCTGGAGCTACAGCTGCAGCTTGAAAAAAGTGACAGGGAGACTGCCGAAAGGATAAGGGTAATAAGCGGCGTGGCAGCGGAGATATCGTCAGGAAACTAT
Above is a genomic segment from Flavobacterium album containing:
- a CDS encoding gliding motility-associated C-terminal domain-containing protein, which codes for MERKITHFRLILLLTFLFVIKPGSYAQVYMHNFGTTNITTHPYTVAPTTLNPDLSGSSWSNSTGAWTNLGGATGEAIALNDSGGSPTITLTFNVAAGKTLDITSFSFWRRRSNTGAQNWTMTINGVNVGNGNVPTTGAAIPTTTVANPVNGLTGNVTVMLSLSGATGSGTFRLDDFTLNGNVNAGCTAPVISSFSPASGPSNTLVTITGSGFSAGTTSVKFGGVEASGFTVVTDTQIKAIVADGAPTGAVTVTTNACTGTSGTFTMISSNCPAFVGPNDLFISEIYDAEAGEGGAIELYNGTNATIDLSLYSIVRHGTINGPATFTLNLTGMLAPGGINIVRTATSVCGLTGTPINLLPSGFNDSDKLELVKNTVVIDVVNTPSNVGFSMIRNANAQVPSATYNAADWAISDTEDCSNLGIHNITSSSSDHISAQPLSAAVCEGDNVQYTVTLSAASTFTYQWKMLNASGNWVNITDGDNFLGANTVQLTVIDTPLEFNGAQFYCVATSAGCTLISNAVQLTVSPLPLAVVIPVAPTCAIPTGGLLIMPSVGDGLTYSIDGVNFQPGLAFNGIAPGSYTLTIKSSANCVSLVPFTIVPAPLAPAVATFIVTQPTCTTATGTITVDTSADPTLTYSLDGSTFQSGGVFSGLTPGNYTITSMTALGCTSVTATITINPAPTSPAVATTTVAQPTCTTATGTITVTNPTTPAGEYTYSIDGTTFQASPVFANLAPGNYTVTTQNSAGCNSVTPTITINAVPVVPGVATTTVTQPTCTTATGSIVVDTPAGFTYSIDGTTFQSSNTFSNLAPGTYTITTQATGGCTSVTAAITINAAPTAPAVATTTVTQPDCTTSGSIEVTFPTGGDLTYSIDGTTFQASPVFANVAPGNYTVTTKNGAGCTSATATITINTVPGAPSAAVTTLTQPTCATPTGTIEVTAPLGAFTYSIDGTNFQNTTTFANLAPGTYTVTTQNAGGCTSTASVTINAVPAGPAVATTTLTQPTCTTPTGTIEVTAPTGAFTYSIDGTTFQSSTTFAGLAPGNYTVTTQNTDGCTSTASVTIDAVPTGIAAAATTVTQPTCSMPTGTIVVDSPTGAGFSYSIDGTNFQTSTTFANLAPGSYTITTQTSGGCTSVSSAVTINAAPGAPAVATTMVTQPNCTGITTGTIEVTAPTGAGFTYSIDGVNFQATTTFANLAPGTYTLTTDNAGCQSVATITINPVPTVPAVATTTPTQPTCAVPTGTIVVNTPTGTGFTYSIDGTNFQSSTTFAGLAGGAYIVTVMNAGGCTSTTGFINIDSSPIPAVATTDVTQPTCFNNVGRIDVTGPTGSGFSYSIDGTNFQSGTGFINLAPGDYTITVKNISGCTSTATVTVNAIPETPVAATTTLTQPDCATGMGAITIAGPLGSQYSYSIDGTNYQSATTFAGLDPGNYTISVMSDGGCKSPDATVTLNAPVNNIAITGSQGCEGGGFENSYMLNASVTGADESTATFVWTDANGAQVGTGTKFDATEYADSNSITPELYPIDFTLTVTTPGGCSTDYTFTVDGTFCDIPRGISPNADNKNDNFDISGMGAKKLSIFNRYGEEVYSKNDYTNQWYGQTDNGDELPTGTYFYVIERPGQSRTGWVYVNRQQ
- a CDS encoding T9SS type A sorting domain-containing protein; the protein is MKKIFYSALLLTTMAAQSQTFQWLETPAIELDLNPGMVGYSVANDPSGNVYFTGFKSQPYAYNDLMGNLYYNKYDSNGQLLFSKEIGGKACNHNLAADSQGNIIMELGYVGTITIDGLTISTVEQGDHFVLAKFNAQGNLLWHKLIISEEEFTWTSELRALHIDAQDNIYIGYDNYGTSYIDKYSPDGTKVQSIVQQHVNRVTSVSVDSDGNIYAAGACADNMATFAGVQMPSPFAYNTYVVKYSPQGVYQWMQYTENITCTSAQVVARTPYEIYYSSDLFGPYAFEGIAAEGPDGNGFEDFFLARLNAAGDYEWVREVPGEGKAIPGNRNFLRLDNDGNIYFTGQTGGNINWGNGIATETPLMGNQALVLKYSPDGVVLMAKTTGGNGYNRADGISADANGNIYIAGMANNTAFFDTLEHEAGPFDTYPYLAKISNTTTGTGDFDAKEKVIVYPNPAKDNIYLSGIDGKVQGNIINMLGQTVTAFETGVNSPIAVQQLPVGTYFIKAEGLQSVKFIKN
- a CDS encoding sensor histidine kinase; its protein translation is MILIVDDIRANIVALQKILELHKLPADTAESGEEALRKILKTDYSLIIMDVQMPGMDGFEVVEILAGSNRTKDIPVIFLSAVNKQKKFISRGYETGGVDYVTKPVDPDLLILKVKTFLKLYEQKKELRDIRDLLFKEIEIRKEAQENLEVKVAERTKELVSKNEELEMRNHELQQFSWVVSHDLKEPIRKIELFIKIIKEKYLKEDATAFDYVNRTIKSAARMSALITDLLDYSRLSSNVASVKTDLNLVISEVVSDFDYMIEMKEAIVKVGDMPAIHCVGSQMRQVFQNLVSNSLKFSKKDVPPVIEIDAELVLEKEFDSPASADGQFCRITVKDNGIGFDERFLDKIFIIFQSLNDRSVYEGTGIGLAIAKKIVEKHNGIITAKSELHKGSCFIMVLPV